The sequence ACTGCAGCcgggcgcgggcggcgggcAGCTGCGGCCCGGCGCGGAGCTGCAGCAGGTCCCGGCCCACCACGGAGGAGATGTCGTAGACATCCGCGGCCGTCAGCTGGAACGGGCTCTTCTCCAGAGCGCTCTCCGGGCcgccatcctcctcctcatcctcatcctcctcctcctcctcctccagctcctcctccccgTCCCGGCCCCGCTCCATGCCCGCCGCACCCCGgcgctccctccctccttccctcccagccgGGCcgagcggcgctgccggcgaGGCCGCGGGCGGAGCGGCCCCTCCCGCCCCCGGCGCTCCcatggcggcggccgcggccccgcgccgcTTCCcgccctgccccttcccctaAGGAGGCACCGCCCGCGCTCCGCTGCCGGTAAGGGACGGGGGGGCTCTCCGGCAGCCCCGGGAACCGGCACTGAGGCGGGTGAACGCATCGGCCTTTCCGCAGCGCCACGTCCGCCTCGGCGGCtcggggagcggggcggggggacTGGCGGGCTCCGGGAGCGGGGAAAGGGGCTGAGATCGACCCCGGCGGGAGCGGCTGAGGATCCTCCGGGCTGGCGGGTCGGCCTCTGCCCGCCGGGAGAGCCGCGTGCCCGCCGGGAGCGGGCCTGAGGGGCCTCCTCGGCCGGGGCCCCTCAGGCCGCGGTAGGCCAGGGGAGGATGCGGCTCCCGGACACGGCTCTGTCCCGGCATGTGCACTCAAACAACAGCGACACGGCTGGTTCATTTTCGTATGTCGCACTTTGAGGGGATTTTCGGATGAACACAGTGCAGCGGTGCTGGAAGCGATTCTTGCCCAGGCTGTTCTGACCCAGCCGTGAGCCTGTGCCGTGTGTGTTCTCCTCCACTAGACGATGGCTGACTGGGCCCCCATAGCGAAGGAGTACGACCCCCTCAAGGCTGGCAGCATCGATGGCACGGACGAGGAGCCCCACGACCGGGCCATATGGCGGGCGATGCTGGCACGGTACGTACCCAACAAGGACGTCACAGGAGATCCTCACCTCACCCTCTTCGTGGCGAGGCTCAACCTTCAGACCACAGAAGAGAAGTTAAAGGAGGTTTTTTCCCGCTATGGAGACATCAGAAAGATCCGTCTGGTTCGAGACCTGGTCACGGGATTTTCCAAGGGTTACGCGTTTATTGAGTACAAAGAGGAGCGTGCGCTGCTGAAGGCCCACAGAGATGCCAACAGGCTGGTCATCGACCAACATGAGATCTTTGTAGACTTTGAACTGGAAAGAACTCTCAAAGGATGGATTCCCCGGAGGCTTGGGGGTGGATTTGGAGGCAAAAAAGAATCCGGGCAGCTGCGGTTCGGAGGACGGGACAGACCTTTCCGAAAGCCCATCAATTTGCCAAACGTGAAAAATGATTTCTATGGAGAAGGATcatcagaaaaaagaaactggTCTCGTGAAGGAACAAGGGACT comes from Molothrus aeneus isolate 106 chromosome 18, BPBGC_Maene_1.0, whole genome shotgun sequence and encodes:
- the SNRNP35 gene encoding U11/U12 small nuclear ribonucleoprotein 35 kDa protein, with amino-acid sequence MADWAPIAKEYDPLKAGSIDGTDEEPHDRAIWRAMLARYVPNKDVTGDPHLTLFVARLNLQTTEEKLKEVFSRYGDIRKIRLVRDLVTGFSKGYAFIEYKEERALLKAHRDANRLVIDQHEIFVDFELERTLKGWIPRRLGGGFGGKKESGQLRFGGRDRPFRKPINLPNVKNDFYGEGSSEKRNWSREGTRDWRTRDRDHERSRDKRWPERERSWAWGDSERDRDSREERSRGRERKDRDRKDRDRDRSRDRDTKKQRDDDKHR